A window of Solanum stenotomum isolate F172 chromosome 3, ASM1918654v1, whole genome shotgun sequence contains these coding sequences:
- the LOC125859480 gene encoding PLAT domain-containing protein 3-like produces MGVAQMWFHFMSILFFISISSIAAEDCVYTAYIRTGSIIKAGTDSNISLTLYDADGYGLRIKNIEAWGGLMGPGYNYFERGNLDIFSGKGPCLNGPICKMNLTSDGSGPHHGWYCKYVEVTVTGAHKQCNQQLFTVDQWLGTDVSPYKLTAIRNNCKKKSKSAEQKPLYDSDESYSIVDVI; encoded by the exons ATGGGAGTAGCTCAAATGTGGTTCCATTTCATGAGCATCCTCTTCTTCATCTCCATTTCTTCTATTGCTGCT GAAGATTGTGTGTACACAGCTTACATTCGCACTGGCTCAATCATAAAAGCTGGTACCGATTCAAACATTTCGTTGACTCTCTACGATGCCGATGGTTATGGACTTAGAATAAAAAACATAGAGGCCTGGGGTGGACTTATGGGTCCTGGTTACAACTACTTCGAAAGGGGAAACTTGGATATCTTCAGTGGGAAAGGTCCGTGTTTGAATGGGCCGATCTGTAAAATGAACTTGACTTCAGATGGTTCAGGCCCACACCATGGATGGTACTGTAAGTACGTGGAAGTCACCGTTACCGGAGCTCACAAACAATGCAACCAGCAGTTGTTCACCGTGGATCAGTGGCTCGGCACTGATGTTTCGCCGTATAAGCTGACGGCCATCAGGAACAACTGTAAGAAGAAGTCCAAATCCGCTGAGCAAAAGCCCCTTTATGATTCTGATGAATCATATTCTATAGTTGATGTAATTTAA
- the LOC125858819 gene encoding uncharacterized protein LOC125858819 yields MNVVSKELMTGIAYALDSRRVWESLKEKVDKENSVGSFHLHKDIAFLAQGLNDSYSRAKSQILMMQPLPSLNQIYALVMQEKSQRSLTSVMSSLETTETNALMANKPASNPRSRKFDLFVIITKKPGHTRVVCRRLIAHTNNRN; encoded by the exons ATGAATGTTGTCTCGAAGGAGTTGATGACTGGAATTGCATATGCGTTAGATTCTCGTAGAGTTTGGGAGAGCCTTAAGGAAAAAGTTGACAAGGAAAACAGTGTGGGATCTTTTCATCTGCACAAGGATATTGCATTCCTTGCTCAAG GCTTGAATGATTCCTATTCTAGAGCAAAAAGTCAGATCCTTATGATGCAACCTCTTCCTAGCTTAAATCAGATTTATGCTTTAGTTATGCAAGAAAAAAGCCAGAGATCTCTTACTAGTGTCATGTCGTCCCTAGAAACCACAGAAACCAATGCCTTGATGGCTAATAAACCTGCATCCAATCCCAGATCCAGAAAATTTGATCTATTTGTGATTATTACAAAAAAACCTGGTCATACTAGAGTTGTTTGTAGAAGATTAATTGCTCACACCAACAATAGGAACTGA
- the LOC125858822 gene encoding uncharacterized mitochondrial protein AtMg00820-like, with product MSNYLCYDLLSPTYHKCLIAHTCDVEPKSYHEAVKDDRWILAMQQEIYALEENGTWDIVDLPPGKNVVGCKWVFKIKYRVDGQVERFKARLVAKGFNQQEGIDYSETFYPVAKMVTVRFVLAVATSSHWPIFQMDVYNAFLQGDLEEEVYMQIPSGFQKGSVHKSHFDYSLFTLTTGTDVSIVLVYVDDLLVIGSNVDLIQSTRTSR from the exons ATGTCCAACTACTTATGCTATGATTTGTTATCTCCTACCTATCACAAATGTCTTATTGCTCACACTTGTGATGTGGAGCCTAAGTCTTACCATGAAGCTGTCAAGGATGATAGGTGGATTCTTGCCATGCAACAAGAAATATATGCTCTTGAAGAGAATGGTACATGGGATATTGTTGATTTACCTCCAGGGAAGAATGTTGTTGGTTGCAAGTGGGTGTTTAAGATTAAATATAGGGTTGATGGTCAAGTTGAGAGGTTCAAGGCAAGGCTAGTTGCCAAGGGGTTCAACCAGCAAGAGGGCATTGACTACTCAGAGACCTTCTACCCTGTTGCCAAAATGGTTACTGTAAGGTTTGTTCTTGCTGTTGCAACTTCATCTCATTGGCCCATATTCCAAATGGATGTTTACAATGCCTTCCTTCAAGGTGATTTGGAGGAAGAAGTTTATATGCAGATTCCTTCTGGCTTTCAGAAAGGATCTGTCCATAAG AGTCATTTTGACTACTCTCTTTTCACTCTTACTACTGGCACTGATGTCTCTATTGTTTTGGTTTATGTGGATGATCTCTTAGTTATTGGCTCTAATGTTGATCTCATTCAGTCAACCAGAACTTCAAGATGA